The following are from one region of the Phormidium sp. PBR-2020 genome:
- a CDS encoding DUF4168 domain-containing protein encodes MLHLRVLSKPLATAATISLLLLSGCGGNASNENAPVAEGENSPQPWLNDYTTALWQIEQQRQSTYPVLQENIPDTEQGALAEVRCNQPETIRGFSRTLRREIVAYCDRVAEIIEAQNLTVEEFNQIRDRLDEDPLLETQVMQQLTELQQQQQG; translated from the coding sequence ATGTTACATCTGCGAGTTCTGTCCAAACCACTAGCTACCGCTGCAACCATCTCCCTGCTTTTACTCAGTGGCTGTGGGGGAAATGCCTCGAACGAAAACGCTCCCGTCGCCGAGGGAGAAAATAGCCCCCAACCCTGGCTGAACGACTATACGACGGCACTTTGGCAAATCGAGCAACAACGGCAAAGCACCTACCCAGTTCTCCAGGAGAATATCCCTGACACTGAACAAGGGGCCTTGGCTGAGGTTCGTTGCAATCAACCGGAGACGATTCGCGGCTTTTCACGAACTCTGCGGCGAGAAATTGTGGCTTACTGCGATCGCGTGGCCGAGATAATCGAAGCGCAAAACTTAACGGTTGAGGAGTTTAATCAGATTCGCGATCGCCTCGACGAAGATCCCCTCCTGGAAACTCAAGTTATGCAACAGTTAACTGAATTACAACAGCAACAGCAAGGCTAG
- a CDS encoding AraC family transcriptional regulator has protein sequence MVHQIPVQSPVQGYARTQVVCFDRAYGDVLPEWVNNIQTSPGEPLLEHREVVLPGLELAYVYSAVANVEHYTIPEGETHFSLDLDLNAPIISWTGHESLRSARQTIAIHRTQVEYTGVTPPGWRCLYICMDNALLEQLDLLPASVWKKSQDPQEALLGFNVVTLDHFRSFIQAWFAPFAHPHQFTAFSPVQASVLWLEFTETLQLLFDLSEASREAFLFDKPSRRYRYFSDACAWIEAHLDQPLTVEILAKHLHVTPRALQYAFRDIAATSVAKYIQARRLHGVRETLLSGQFEGWDNDKGAEPSIAAIARHYGFSHLGRFAQQFQQHFGVLPRQLRSRRS, from the coding sequence ATGGTTCATCAGATTCCCGTACAGTCTCCAGTGCAAGGATATGCGCGGACTCAGGTCGTTTGTTTCGATCGCGCCTATGGGGATGTTTTGCCTGAGTGGGTCAACAACATCCAGACAAGTCCGGGTGAGCCATTACTAGAGCATCGTGAAGTGGTCTTACCGGGACTGGAACTGGCCTATGTCTATTCCGCCGTTGCCAATGTTGAGCATTACACAATTCCCGAAGGGGAAACCCATTTCAGCCTTGATCTTGACCTGAATGCACCGATTATTTCCTGGACGGGCCATGAATCCTTGCGCAGTGCGCGGCAGACCATCGCCATCCATCGCACTCAGGTAGAGTACACCGGAGTCACCCCACCCGGTTGGCGTTGTTTATATATTTGCATGGATAATGCCCTACTTGAGCAGCTTGATTTGCTGCCAGCTTCTGTCTGGAAAAAAAGTCAAGACCCCCAAGAGGCGCTACTGGGGTTTAATGTTGTCACCCTAGATCACTTTCGTAGCTTTATTCAAGCTTGGTTTGCTCCATTTGCTCATCCCCATCAGTTCACAGCATTTTCACCGGTTCAGGCATCAGTATTATGGCTGGAGTTTACGGAAACCCTACAATTGCTCTTTGATTTGAGTGAAGCGAGTCGTGAAGCCTTCTTGTTTGACAAACCATCGCGGCGCTATCGCTATTTTTCTGATGCTTGTGCCTGGATTGAGGCTCATTTGGATCAACCGTTGACGGTAGAAATTTTGGCGAAGCATCTTCATGTTACCCCCCGCGCCTTGCAGTATGCCTTTCGGGATATCGCGGCAACTAGCGTTGCTAAGTACATTCAAGCACGGCGGTTACATGGGGTGCGCGAGACCTTGCTTTCAGGTCAGTTTGAGGGCTGGGATAATGATAAGGGGGCTGAGCCATCCATCGCGGCGATCGCCCGGCACTATGGTTTTAGCCATTTAGGACGGTTCGCACAGCAGTTCCAGCAGCATTTTGGTGTACTCCCCCGTCAGTTGCGATCGCGTCGCTCCTAG